In a single window of the Platichthys flesus chromosome 5, fPlaFle2.1, whole genome shotgun sequence genome:
- the LOC133953789 gene encoding myosin-14-like: MKALVSACCLLSLLALSAADLLTGASIHDEESLVHLQLQQPEGDLFSCGCDTTEEHSSQSSSNDTPAPERAMCQPCSPPPVLGTKEDEPTSTQEHEEEEEEAASIEEVASDEQEEASPQERVEEEEEEVMSKEAAEEEQQEAESSEDQSVEQEKEAEAASSEEEEEKTMEGEDEAEDELSHEGAEVTEPQEEVAKEEEEAAAEETETQEETEAAAEEEEEKGMETVDEAVDEEAVAGDKVKEEDGVETVLDAAEEEKAVVGDAVEEEEGVDSVLDEVVEEEAVAGDTVEEEERVESVLEEAVEEEAVAGDAVEEEEGVESVLDEVVEEEAAGDAAEEVAEEEAEPQAEPEEVVAADSVPEETEPEIAAEPEAEPEVTSDPEIEVVSASEPEPEVIPEVKPEPVMEEVAPEPVEEEAVVDVPVESTEEEAPAAEAVVEEETVTTKGKEANGATGRTWRDRSHIEDTLKLGTNEPSAEFSAAMKKLLNIYHTAIKPMEQAYKYNELRQHEVTDGEIPSKPMVLFLGPWSVGKSSMINYLLGLHGTSQELYTGAEPTTSEYTVITHGEKFRSVEGIVMAADSSRSFSPLERFGQGFLERLVGVEMPHKLLERVTFVDTPGIIENRKQQERGYPYNEVCQWFIDRADLIFLVFDPTKLDVGGELETLFKLMKGRESQIRLILNKADSLSTQDLMRVYGALFWSMAPLINVTEPPRVYVSSFWPQDYSADTNRELFMREEISLLEDLNQVIENQMENKIAFIRQHGIRVRIHALLVDRYLQTYYDKLGWFSDPFEVFQDIVNDPDKYYIFKSILAKTNVSKFDLPDKNAYQDFFGVNPISGFKQLSHHCSWSSGCLLEKIERAISNELPALLSSVGKTAGTTAPAKAAPAAPPPLPGTCEGAGCEEKPKNRWRRQ; this comes from the exons ATGAAGGCGCTGGTGTCTGCGTGCTGCTTGCTGTCTCTGCTGGCCCTGTCTGCTGCAG ATCTCCTGACAGGAGCCTCCATCCATGATGAGGAGTCTCTGGTGcatctgcagctccagcagccagAGGGAGACCTCTTCTCCTGTGGCTGTGACACAACGGAGGAGCACTCTAGCCAGAGCTCCTCCAATGACACTCCGGCCCCAGAGAGGGCCATGTGTCAGCCCTGCTCACCACCGCCAGTTTTAGGCACCAAAGAAGATGAGCCAACCTCCACTCAAGagcatgaagaggaggaggaggaagcagcttcCATCGAGGAGGTGGCAAGTGATGAGCAGGAAGAGGCATCTCCTCAGGAAAGggtagaagaggaagaggaagaggtgatgTCTAAGGAAGCAGCTGAGGAAGAGCAACAGGAGGCTGAGTCATCGGAGGATCAAAGTGTGGAGCAGGAGAAAGAAGCCGAGGCTGCGTcatctgaagaagaggaggagaaaacaatgGAAGGAGAGGATGAAGCAGAGGATGAATTGTCTCATGAAGGCGCTGAAGTGACAGAACCTCAGGAAGAAGTtgcaaaagaagaggaggaagctgctgcagaagaaacagagacacaggaggaaacagaggcagcagctgaggaggaggaggagaaaggaatgGAAACTGTTGATGAAGCCGTGGACGAGGAAGCTGTTGCTGGGGACAAAGTCAAGGAAGAGGACGGAGTGGAGACTGTCCTGGATGCAGCCGAGGAGGAGAAAGCAGTTGTTGGGGATGcagttgaggaagaggaaggagtggACAGTGTCCTGGATGAAGTCGTGGAGGAGGAAGCAGTTGCTGGGGATACagttgaggaagaggaaagagtgGAAAGTGTCCTGGAAGAAGCCGTGGAGGAGGAAGCAGTTGCTGGGGATGcagttgaggaagaggaaggagtaGAAAGCGTCCTGGATGAGGTTGTGGAGGAAGAAGCTGCTGGAGATGCAGCCGAGGAGGTCGCAGAGGAAGAAGCTGAACCCCAAGCAGAACCAGAGGAGGTTGTCGCAGCAGATTCCGTACCTGAGGAAACAGAACCAGAAATCGCAGCAGAACCCGAGGCTGAACCTGAAGTAACTTCAGACCCTGAGATCGAGGTGGTTTCAGCGTCTGAACCAGAACCAGAGGTGATTCCTGAAGTAAAGCCAGAGCCTGTCATGGAGGAGGTTGCACCAGAACCTGTTGAGGAAGAAGCTGTGGTGGATGTCCCAGTggaatccacagaggaggaggcaccTGCTGCTGAAGCTGTTGTTGAGGAGGAGACAGTCACTACCAAAG GAAAAGAAGCAAACGGGGCAACTGGCCGGACGTGGAGGGACCGATCCCACAttgaggacacactgaaactGGGCACTAATGAACCCTCAGCCGAGTTctcag ctgccatgaagaagctgctgaacatctACCACACGGCCATCAAGCCAATGGAGCAGGCCTACAAGTACAACGAGCTCAGGCAGCATGAAGTCACGG ATGGTGAGATCCCCTCTAAGCccatggttttgtttttgggACCCTGGAGTGTCGGCAAATCCTCCATGATCAACTACCTGCTGGGTCTTCACGGCACCTCCCAGGAACTCTACACAG GCGCTGAGCCCACCACCTCTGAGTACACCGTCATAACGCATGGTGAGAAGTTTCGGTCCGTAGAGGGCATCGTGATGGCAGCGGACAGCTCACGGTCCTTCTCGCCCCTGGAGAGGTTCGGGCAAGGCTTCCTGGAGCGGCTGGTGGGCGTCGAGATGCCCCACAAGCTGCTGGAGCGGGTCACCTTCGTGGACACACCCGGCATCATTGAGAACCGAAAGCAGCAGGAAAGAG GTTACCCTTACAACGAGGTGTGCCAGTGGTTCATCGATCGCGCTGATCTGATCTTCCTGGTGTTCGACCCCACCAAGCTGGACGTGGGCGGAGAGCTGGAGACGCTTTTCAAGCTGATGAAGGGCCGCGAGTCCCAGATCCGTCTCATCCTCAACAAGGCCGACAGCCTCTCCACCCAGGACCTGATGCGGGTCTACGGGGCCCTATTCTGGAGCATGGCACCTTTAATCAACGTCACAGAGCCCCCTCGGGTTTATGTCAGCTCCTTCTGGCCCCAGGACTACTCTGCCGACACCAACAGAGAGCTCTTCATGAGGGAGGAGATCTCTCTGCTGGAGGACCTCAATCAG GTGATCGAGAACCAGATGGAGAACAAGATCGCTTTCATCCGCCAGCATGGCATCCGTGTGCGCATCCATGCCCTGCTGGTGGACCGCTACCTCCAGACCTACTACGACAAGCTGGGCTGGTTTAGTGACCCCTTCGAGGTGTTCCAAGACATTGTCAATGACCCCGACAAGTACTACATCTTCAAGTCCATTCTGGCCAAGACCAATGTCAGCAAGTTCGACCTTCCAGACAAAAACGCCTACCAGGACTTCTTTGGTGTGAACCCCATCTCCGGCTTCAAGCAGCTCTCCCACCACTGCAGCTGGTCCAGCGGCTGTCTGCTGGAGAAGATCGAGAGGGCCATCTCGAACGAGCTGCCTGCCCTGCTCAGCAGCGTCGGCAAGACCGCAGGCACGACCGCCCCAGCGAAGGCTGCACCAGCAGCACCGCCGCCTCTCCCTGGCACCTGCGAAGGTGCCGGGTGTGAAGAGAAACCCAAGAACCgctggaggaggcagtga
- the LOC133953790 gene encoding high mobility group protein B2-like gives MAKDPNKPRGQTSSYAFFVATCLEEHKRKHPGVGVGFAEFSKKCSERWKTVKAKEKVKFEDMAKNDKVRYDREMTTYVPQKGAKKGKKKKDPNAPKRPPSAFFAFCSDHRARIKEENPGITIGDITKKLGELWGTQTSKDKAPHEAKAAKLKEKYEKDVAAYKAKSGSGKSDAGKKSGPGRPIAK, from the coding sequence ATGGCAAAGGACCCAAATAAGCCCAGAGGACAAACCTCCTCCTATGCTTTCTTTGTTGCGACCTGCCTTGAAGAGCACAAGAGGAAACACCCAGGGGTCGGTGTAGGCTTTGCAGAGTTCTCAAAGAAATGCTCTGAGAGATGGAAGACTGTGAAAGCCAAGGAGAAGGTGAAGTTCGAGGACATGGCTAAGAATGACAAGGTCCGATATGACCGTGAGATGACTACATATGTTCCACAGAAGGGTGCAAAAAagggcaagaagaagaaggacccCAATGCCCCAAAGAGGCCCCCCTCTGCTTTCTTCGCGTTCTGTTCTGATCACCGTGCCAGAATCAAGGAGGAGAACCCTGGTATCACCATTGGTGACATTACCAAGAAACTTGGAGAGTTGTGGGGTACACAGACTTCCAAAGACAAAGCTCCACATGAAGCAAAGGCTGCTAAACTGAAGGAAAAATATGAGAAGGATGTTGCTGCCTACAAAGCCAAAAGTGGGTCCGGAAAGAGTGATGCTGGTAAGAAGAGTGGCCCAGGTAGGCCCATTGCCAAGTAA